The genomic stretch TGGCCGACGCGGCCATTTCATACGAACTGTTTTTTCGGGCGCCGGAACTTGGCGATATGAATCGGGTCATCGTGCCCGCCTCGCCAGGCCAAGTCTTTTCGAATGTTGACGTGTTCATCCGTGAAATCGTCACCGACGGAGACACACCCGTCTTGGCAACGCAACGGATTTCGTCCTACGGCATCGACATCGCTGCTGCCGGATCCGACGGAAGGTTCGCGAATGTGATGACGGACATCACGAATGGGTCCGCCACAGCCGCCGCCGATGACAATACGTTTAGCTACAGCGGACTTTCGATTTTTGGTCAAGGACGCACGGCAGTCGATGTCGGTGGAGGAATCTTTGAGGCGAGACTTGGAAGCGTAGACCTGATCGCTCCGACAATCGGTGAGTCGATGTTCTCGTTGCTCCGAACCAACAATGATGCCGGAGACATCGGAACGGATACGGTCAACCTGGTCGGTCGAAACGGCGGCAGCTTCATCGATGGAAGCCTCACGTTGCGAGCAACAGCAGTCCCGGAACCGTCTAGCATCCTCCTGCTCAGCGCTGCTGGCGCCGTCAGTTTCTATCAACTGCGTCGACGGCGAAAACTCGCAAAGTAGTCATTCCCTGATTGCGACGCGACAACGAACGCAAGCCCGCACTTCAAACCTTGGCCACCAATGGCCAA from Rubripirellula tenax encodes the following:
- a CDS encoding PEP-CTERM sorting domain-containing protein — its product is MRVLVSWVMGLCLFSSVADAAISYELFFRAPELGDMNRVIVPASPGQVFSNVDVFIREIVTDGDTPVLATQRISSYGIDIAAAGSDGRFANVMTDITNGSATAAADDNTFSYSGLSIFGQGRTAVDVGGGIFEARLGSVDLIAPTIGESMFSLLRTNNDAGDIGTDTVNLVGRNGGSFIDGSLTLRATAVPEPSSILLLSAAGAVSFYQLRRRRKLAK